In one window of Lewinella sp. 4G2 DNA:
- a CDS encoding deoxynucleoside kinase: protein MIAQMKHIAIAGNIGAGKTTLCTKLGQHFGWDVHYESADDNPYLADFYEDMERWSFNLQVYFLHNRFAQIMEIQRGERTVIQDRTIYEDAFIFAPNLRDMGMLTKRDFENYSSLFETMSQSISPPDLLIYLRAGTGTLVSHIQNRGREYEGAMSLNYLKKLNQRYEDWMKTYDAGKSLIIDVDNLDFANKPEDLGYVVERVQSKLHGLF from the coding sequence ATGATCGCACAAATGAAACACATCGCCATCGCCGGCAATATCGGCGCCGGAAAAACCACTTTGTGTACCAAGCTGGGGCAACATTTTGGCTGGGACGTCCACTACGAAAGCGCGGACGATAACCCCTACCTGGCGGACTTCTACGAAGACATGGAAAGGTGGAGTTTTAACCTCCAGGTCTATTTCCTGCACAATCGTTTTGCCCAGATCATGGAGATCCAACGGGGGGAACGGACGGTGATCCAAGACCGGACCATCTACGAGGATGCCTTTATTTTCGCGCCCAACCTTCGCGATATGGGCATGCTTACCAAGCGGGATTTCGAGAATTACTCCTCGCTCTTCGAGACAATGAGCCAGAGCATTTCCCCGCCCGACCTACTGATTTACCTGCGCGCCGGAACGGGCACGCTCGTCTCCCATATCCAGAATCGGGGCCGTGAATACGAAGGGGCCATGAGCCTCAACTACCTCAAAAAGCTCAACCAGCGGTACGAGGATTGGATGAAGACCTACGATGCCGGCAAGAGCCTAATCATTGACGTCGATAACCTGGATTTCGCTAACAAGCCGGAGGATTTAGGTTACGTGGTCGAACGGGTACAGTCCAAACTTCACGGCTTGTTCTAG
- a CDS encoding TonB-dependent receptor, with protein MRFLLPLLLLLSCSFSGALAQVDARTEQKDFPLPRRTMPIEKALIKLRAGGANLSYRPDQIPQLAIRVPGGKRSLGAWLSFLLADTELTYEQNAAGYLIYPDPDLPTRMINLYGVVTDAETGERLIGASIQLPDELRGTVSNEYGFYSLPTNGGRRTFRASYLGYEAQQMEVLLRTDSTINFSLRPDRDLPAVIIRASSTETGSGPLTDTRSSIGAEEVDRVGGPGGETDPLRIARLLPGVESGADGVGGLFIRGSESGHNLVLLDGVPLYNLNHAAGLFSIFSNEAIKRVDLYRDGIPTRFGGRIGGVLDVHTRDGHLYEARTSTGTSMLAAHLTSEGPISTGRSSYLLTGRYFWTGEVLRQLSETYKEDLGRDGRINYQVYDFNLKLNQQIGEKGRLYISLFRGVDDYANQATSTDTVEVRNPAGTEFRYAAPRRRYEDVRWANSVGAVRYNYVFNRQFFGNFRAHVSDLTVRAAYERSDSLNEVTSGINSGDIFSGRYGSDITQVGIAFDGQYNRSNGDELRFGVEANRHSFTPQLASGRVPLSFHPRIASLEESQTMTPIETSGYVSLTGKVAGLSYRVGLRGQLWQNMTNYFNVSPRLLVAGRLGTRSTWRAAYDETVQSVHLVSSTVIGLPTDIWVPATAGLRPSRSRQVSFNYQYQLNKAWDIESAVYYRDLSDLVFFSESSGESGWANALSTGSGFARGAEFTLSHSSPKLRGWFSYVLSQSRRQFDEEVNLGRAFDFRYGRTHAVKFVAMYSPSPRVSLAATWRFGSGANYSLSEESFLLTNPATLTTDGQAQTIALIKDLNGVRLPANHRLDLNARFTLGDLDRSSKAEHTISLGVYNLYSRHNPIYYDIQTTYSSRDDQLIANRDFVQVYLAPITPTFSYRIRFGHAGIAR; from the coding sequence ATGCGCTTCCTGCTTCCATTGCTCCTGCTGCTATCCTGCTCCTTCTCGGGGGCGCTGGCGCAGGTGGATGCAAGGACCGAGCAAAAGGACTTCCCCCTCCCCCGCCGGACGATGCCCATCGAAAAGGCCCTCATCAAACTAAGGGCCGGCGGAGCTAATTTGAGTTACCGGCCGGACCAAATACCACAGTTAGCCATTCGGGTTCCCGGAGGCAAAAGAAGTTTGGGGGCCTGGCTCAGTTTTCTCCTGGCGGATACGGAACTGACCTACGAGCAAAACGCCGCTGGCTACCTCATCTACCCCGACCCCGATCTCCCCACCCGGATGATCAATCTCTACGGCGTGGTCACCGACGCCGAAACGGGCGAACGGCTGATCGGTGCTTCCATTCAGCTACCGGATGAACTAAGGGGGACGGTTTCCAACGAATACGGATTCTACTCCCTCCCCACCAATGGTGGTCGCCGGACCTTCCGGGCCAGCTACCTTGGGTACGAAGCTCAACAAATGGAAGTCCTGCTCCGTACGGACTCCACCATCAACTTTTCCCTGAGGCCCGACCGGGATCTTCCCGCCGTCATCATCCGCGCCTCCAGCACGGAGACCGGCTCCGGACCGCTGACGGACACCCGTTCCAGCATCGGAGCCGAAGAAGTCGACCGCGTCGGTGGCCCCGGCGGAGAAACGGACCCCTTACGGATTGCCCGCCTACTCCCCGGGGTTGAATCCGGTGCCGACGGAGTTGGCGGCCTCTTCATCCGTGGCAGCGAAAGTGGCCACAACCTGGTCCTGCTCGATGGCGTGCCCCTCTACAACCTTAACCACGCCGCCGGACTTTTCAGCATCTTTTCGAACGAGGCCATCAAGCGAGTCGATCTGTACCGCGACGGGATCCCGACACGCTTCGGTGGGCGGATCGGTGGGGTTCTGGACGTACACACCCGCGACGGCCACCTGTACGAAGCGCGGACCAGCACGGGCACCAGTATGCTCGCCGCTCACCTGACGAGTGAAGGCCCGATCAGCACTGGCAGGAGTTCCTACCTTCTGACGGGCCGGTACTTCTGGACGGGGGAAGTCTTGCGCCAACTAAGTGAAACCTACAAGGAAGACCTTGGCCGGGACGGACGGATCAACTACCAGGTTTACGATTTCAACCTTAAGCTGAACCAGCAGATCGGAGAAAAGGGCCGCCTCTACATCAGTCTGTTCCGGGGAGTTGATGACTACGCTAATCAGGCTACCTCGACCGATACCGTGGAGGTCAGGAATCCGGCTGGTACTGAATTTCGCTACGCCGCGCCGCGCCGTCGGTACGAAGACGTTCGCTGGGCCAACTCCGTTGGGGCCGTCCGCTACAACTACGTGTTCAATCGTCAGTTCTTTGGCAACTTCCGCGCTCACGTATCCGACCTCACCGTGCGGGCGGCCTACGAGCGTTCGGACAGTCTGAACGAAGTAACGTCGGGCATCAATTCGGGCGACATCTTTAGTGGGCGGTACGGTTCGGACATCACCCAGGTGGGTATCGCGTTTGATGGTCAGTACAATCGCTCCAATGGCGATGAACTTCGTTTCGGGGTGGAAGCGAACCGCCATTCCTTTACGCCTCAGCTGGCTTCCGGGCGGGTTCCACTTTCCTTTCATCCGCGCATTGCCTCGTTAGAGGAGTCGCAAACTATGACACCGATTGAGACCAGTGGGTACGTCAGTCTGACGGGCAAGGTGGCTGGTCTAAGTTACCGCGTAGGCTTGCGGGGGCAGCTTTGGCAGAACATGACCAATTACTTCAACGTGAGCCCCCGTTTGCTCGTGGCCGGCCGGCTTGGGACTAGGTCCACGTGGCGGGCGGCTTACGACGAGACGGTGCAGTCCGTACATCTGGTGAGTAGCACCGTTATTGGATTGCCTACGGATATCTGGGTGCCGGCTACGGCTGGTTTGCGGCCTTCGCGCAGCCGGCAGGTCAGCTTCAATTACCAGTATCAATTGAATAAGGCGTGGGATATTGAATCAGCGGTTTATTACCGTGACCTCAGTGATCTGGTTTTCTTTTCCGAAAGCAGCGGTGAATCAGGGTGGGCAAATGCGTTGAGCACGGGTAGTGGTTTTGCCCGCGGGGCGGAATTTACCCTCAGCCACTCCTCGCCGAAACTGCGCGGTTGGTTCAGTTACGTACTCAGCCAGAGCCGTCGCCAGTTTGACGAGGAGGTGAACCTCGGACGGGCCTTCGATTTTCGCTACGGGCGGACGCACGCCGTCAAGTTTGTTGCGATGTACAGCCCGAGCCCCAGAGTTTCACTGGCCGCTACCTGGCGGTTTGGTTCCGGCGCTAATTACAGTCTGAGTGAAGAATCCTTCCTACTCACCAATCCAGCCACGCTGACCACTGACGGGCAGGCGCAGACCATCGCCCTCATCAAAGACCTAAATGGCGTACGCCTCCCCGCCAACCACCGGCTAGATCTCAACGCGCGATTCACTTTGGGTGACCTGGACCGGAGCAGCAAAGCGGAGCATACGATCAGTCTAGGGGTCTATAATTTGTATAGCCGCCACAACCCGATCTACTACGATATTCAGACCACGTACTCGTCCCGCGACGATCAGTTGATTGCCAATCGCGACTTCGTGCAAGTGTACCTGGCTCCGATAACGCCGACTTTCTCCTACCGCATTCGATTTGGGCACGCCGGAATTGCCCGTTAA
- the miaB gene encoding tRNA (N6-isopentenyl adenosine(37)-C2)-methylthiotransferase MiaB, which translates to MYNDNPTIKDLPKVVDEAKQGEVFGSEFAPVQPGTKQFYIESYGCQMNFSDSEIVASILGEAGYGPTRDMEAADLILVNTCSIREKAEETVRKRLRVFDKVKQRKPGTMIGVLGCMAERLKSKFLEEEKLVDIVVGPDAYRDLPSLVAGAEEGEKGVNVFLSREETYADISPVRLQSNGVTAFISIMRGCDNMCSFCVVPFTRGRERSRSAFSIVAEATDLFDKGFREVTLLGQNVDSYKWENPESGEVVNFAQLLTMTAAVDPDLRIRFSTSHPKDITDDVLYAMRDHENVCKYIHLPVQSGNTRVLELMNRTYTREWYIEKVNRIYEIMPDCAISSDIITGFCTETEEEHQETLSMVEFARYSMSYMFFYSERPGTPAARKFEDDIPLAVKKRRLTEVIELQTNISRELNAAEVGKTFRVLIEGDSKKSDQDWKGRTTQNRMVIFPKVGQHQPGDYALVTITDSTSATLFGYEVQPGSTRTNG; encoded by the coding sequence ATGTACAATGACAACCCTACCATTAAGGACCTTCCGAAAGTAGTCGACGAAGCCAAGCAAGGTGAAGTTTTCGGAAGTGAATTCGCCCCCGTTCAGCCCGGTACCAAACAGTTCTACATCGAGAGCTACGGTTGCCAAATGAACTTTAGCGATTCCGAGATCGTCGCCTCCATCCTCGGTGAAGCCGGCTACGGCCCGACGCGTGATATGGAAGCGGCTGACCTCATTCTGGTCAACACCTGCTCCATTCGCGAAAAGGCGGAGGAAACGGTACGCAAACGCCTGCGCGTATTTGACAAGGTTAAGCAACGCAAACCAGGCACCATGATCGGTGTCCTCGGTTGCATGGCGGAGCGCCTGAAATCGAAGTTCCTCGAGGAAGAGAAGTTGGTCGACATCGTCGTCGGTCCCGATGCTTACCGGGATCTTCCCAGCCTAGTAGCCGGCGCAGAGGAAGGTGAAAAGGGCGTGAATGTCTTCCTGAGCCGCGAAGAGACTTACGCCGACATTAGTCCGGTACGCTTACAGTCTAACGGTGTAACGGCTTTCATCTCCATCATGCGTGGTTGCGACAATATGTGCTCCTTCTGCGTTGTGCCCTTCACCCGGGGCCGGGAACGGAGCCGCTCCGCATTCAGCATCGTAGCCGAAGCGACCGATCTGTTTGATAAAGGATTCCGGGAAGTAACCCTCCTGGGCCAAAACGTAGACAGCTACAAGTGGGAAAATCCCGAAAGCGGTGAAGTCGTCAACTTCGCTCAGTTGCTCACCATGACGGCCGCCGTTGACCCTGATCTCCGCATCCGCTTCAGCACCAGCCACCCCAAGGACATCACGGACGACGTGCTCTACGCCATGCGCGATCACGAGAACGTCTGTAAGTACATCCACCTGCCGGTACAGTCCGGCAATACCCGCGTCCTTGAACTGATGAACCGCACCTACACGCGGGAGTGGTACATCGAAAAGGTCAACCGCATCTACGAGATCATGCCCGACTGCGCCATTTCTTCAGACATCATCACCGGCTTCTGTACCGAGACCGAGGAGGAGCACCAGGAAACGCTCAGCATGGTGGAATTCGCCCGCTACAGTATGAGTTACATGTTCTTCTACAGCGAGCGCCCCGGTACTCCGGCCGCCCGTAAGTTTGAGGACGACATCCCGCTGGCCGTCAAGAAGCGTCGCCTCACGGAGGTGATTGAACTACAAACTAACATCAGCCGGGAGCTGAACGCCGCGGAAGTAGGAAAAACCTTCCGGGTACTCATCGAAGGCGACTCTAAAAAGTCGGACCAGGACTGGAAAGGGCGGACCACTCAGAACCGGATGGTCATCTTCCCAAAGGTTGGCCAGCACCAGCCCGGCGACTACGCTTTGGTGACCATCACCGACAGCACCAGCGCCACCCTATTTGGTTACGAAGTTCAACCCGGAAGCACGCGCACGAATGGCTAA
- a CDS encoding nucleoside-diphosphate kinase encodes MATNRTFTMIKPDAVKNGHIGAILQQINAGGFKIVAMKYTKLSAEKAGEFYAVHAERPFYGELVEFMSSGPIVAAVLEKDNAVADFRTLIGATNPAEAAEGTIRKQFATSIGENAVHGSDSDENADIESQFHFAGTEIFG; translated from the coding sequence ATGGCTACCAACCGCACCTTCACCATGATCAAGCCCGACGCCGTCAAGAACGGCCACATCGGCGCTATCCTCCAGCAGATCAACGCCGGTGGTTTCAAGATCGTCGCCATGAAGTACACTAAACTCAGCGCGGAAAAAGCTGGCGAATTTTACGCCGTCCACGCCGAGCGCCCTTTCTACGGTGAACTCGTCGAGTTCATGAGCAGCGGCCCCATCGTAGCGGCCGTCCTGGAAAAAGACAACGCCGTGGCCGACTTCCGTACCCTCATCGGAGCCACCAACCCCGCCGAAGCCGCCGAAGGCACCATTCGCAAGCAATTTGCCACCAGCATCGGTGAGAACGCCGTGCACGGTTCCGATAGCGACGAGAACGCCGACATCGAAAGCCAGTTCCACTTCGCCGGAACGGAGATCTTCGGCTAG
- a CDS encoding RNA polymerase sigma-70 factor yields the protein MKATPKDQDIQLFQRLAAGESQALDALFRQYYVELCQVANRFVQRESTAEDIVQDFFVSLWEKRATLNAPDNVGSYLRRSIRNRSLNYLRDQKRIPVDDGEVPETIAAQAIGNKEEEGMGLKTRINQAINQLPERCRLVFTMSKLEEMSHREIAQRLDISTKTVENQMTRAYRYLRQWLALLCVLNALI from the coding sequence ATACAGTTATTCCAACGCCTCGCGGCGGGGGAATCTCAGGCGCTGGACGCCCTGTTCCGGCAGTACTACGTGGAACTCTGTCAGGTGGCGAATCGCTTCGTTCAGCGGGAATCTACCGCTGAGGACATTGTCCAGGATTTCTTCGTTTCCCTCTGGGAAAAACGAGCTACCCTGAACGCACCGGACAACGTGGGCTCCTACCTCCGCCGCTCCATTCGCAACCGTAGCCTTAATTACCTCCGCGATCAAAAAAGGATTCCAGTGGACGACGGTGAGGTTCCCGAAACTATCGCCGCCCAGGCAATTGGCAACAAGGAGGAGGAAGGCATGGGTCTGAAAACACGAATCAATCAAGCCATCAACCAACTACCCGAACGGTGTCGGCTCGTTTTCACCATGAGTAAATTGGAAGAGATGAGCCACCGCGAGATTGCGCAACGGCTGGATATTTCTACCAAGACGGTTGAGAACCAAATGACCCGCGCTTACCGCTACCTCCGGCAATGGCTGGCCCTACTTTGCGTGCTGAACGCCTTGATCTAA
- a CDS encoding FecR family protein — MSSRSHEDIDQLAAAYGRDFQPDVEQGLRRLHATLNLDAAPKRKLRVVSRRWLSIAATFLLVAAAGLYFLLDQPTVFSNSTAAPLAYNLPDGSSVVLQSGAEISFDDEFAETERRVDLRGQGYFEIEKDATKPFLVSAGGTTLRVTGTAFNLRVTDGEMEVEVSEGSVELTDEEATVKIAAKQCGLAKAGAGPQMMPAPNLNRHAWRTGKLTFEDAPLNVVLATLSNNWDLDIEAPAACDYNISADYAEINVKDILDGVAKLGGLKCEADGEKAFRLTGSCGQ; from the coding sequence ATGAGCTCACGTAGCCACGAAGACATTGATCAGCTAGCCGCCGCCTACGGGCGCGATTTTCAGCCCGACGTGGAGCAAGGTCTCCGCCGGCTCCACGCTACATTGAACCTTGACGCTGCTCCCAAAAGAAAACTACGCGTCGTCAGCCGCCGGTGGTTATCCATCGCGGCTACGTTCCTGCTGGTAGCTGCCGCTGGCCTTTACTTCTTGCTCGACCAACCTACCGTCTTCAGTAACTCTACTGCTGCTCCCCTCGCCTACAACTTGCCGGACGGGTCTTCCGTCGTGCTACAATCCGGAGCGGAGATATCATTTGATGATGAATTCGCCGAAACCGAGCGCCGGGTAGATCTACGGGGGCAGGGTTACTTCGAAATTGAAAAGGACGCCACTAAGCCATTCCTCGTGAGTGCGGGTGGCACCACCCTGCGCGTTACCGGCACGGCCTTCAACCTCCGCGTCACCGATGGCGAAATGGAAGTCGAAGTCTCGGAAGGCTCCGTAGAGTTAACCGACGAGGAGGCGACCGTTAAGATCGCCGCCAAACAGTGTGGACTCGCCAAAGCCGGCGCTGGCCCCCAAATGATGCCGGCACCCAACCTCAACCGCCACGCCTGGCGCACGGGTAAGCTCACCTTTGAAGACGCCCCCCTCAACGTCGTGCTCGCTACGTTGAGCAACAACTGGGATCTCGACATCGAAGCGCCCGCCGCCTGCGACTACAACATCAGCGCCGATTACGCCGAAATTAACGTCAAGGATATCCTCGACGGCGTCGCCAAACTTGGTGGCCTAAAGTGCGAAGCGGACGGTGAAAAAGCCTTCCGCCTGACTGGCTCTTGTGGGCAATAA
- a CDS encoding MOSC domain-containing protein, giving the protein MHVTELYRYPVKSLGGQSVQSLQPLGRGFVDDRRWMFADASGRFISQRNNVQLSEFSAELVGDELTFRHLPSNEVVGAVAGARLGTKSTVTVWDDTFQATEVNSDAMYALTRKLGIPDARLMYMQDDDIRPVDTRYAKGEETVSFADGYPYLITNTASLRALAHEMGEASLDVRRFRPNIVVDSPTAFAEDAWFRLEIGTHQFRLPKPCARCIMITHEPGTRGRDLRVLGTLSNMRKVGNKILFGMNACWEGGDGSVAVGDEVTVTENHANTEG; this is encoded by the coding sequence ATGCACGTAACTGAACTATATCGCTACCCGGTCAAATCGCTGGGTGGCCAGTCCGTCCAATCTCTGCAGCCGCTTGGACGGGGTTTCGTTGACGACCGCCGCTGGATGTTCGCCGACGCATCCGGGCGCTTCATCAGCCAGCGTAACAACGTCCAGCTATCCGAATTCTCCGCAGAGCTGGTTGGCGATGAACTCACGTTCCGCCATCTACCGAGCAATGAGGTAGTGGGCGCTGTCGCAGGTGCCAGGTTGGGGACCAAAAGCACCGTCACCGTTTGGGACGATACCTTCCAAGCTACTGAAGTCAACTCCGATGCGATGTACGCCCTCACCAGAAAATTGGGGATCCCGGACGCCCGACTGATGTACATGCAGGACGACGACATCCGACCGGTCGACACCCGTTACGCGAAGGGGGAGGAGACCGTCTCCTTCGCCGATGGTTACCCCTACCTCATCACCAATACCGCCAGCCTCCGGGCCCTCGCCCACGAAATGGGGGAGGCTTCCCTCGACGTCCGGAGGTTCCGCCCGAACATCGTAGTCGATTCTCCAACCGCTTTTGCCGAGGATGCCTGGTTCAGACTTGAGATCGGTACCCACCAGTTTCGCTTGCCCAAACCCTGCGCTCGGTGCATCATGATCACCCATGAGCCCGGCACCCGCGGCCGCGACCTACGCGTGCTTGGCACCCTGAGCAACATGCGCAAAGTGGGGAACAAAATCCTGTTCGGAATGAACGCCTGCTGGGAAGGTGGCGATGGGTCGGTGGCCGTTGGCGATGAAGTGACCGTAACGGAAAATCACGCAAATACAGAAGGGTAG
- a CDS encoding DUF4249 domain-containing protein yields the protein MSDLLFAHRFAFRFLAALALVPWMMGCEEVIESPFEIVESKLVISAKLAPNHPVTVQLTATQPVTGEINLSDVKGAQVVLFEGTEVIEELEYVKSGDGKPGFYQTTNFHPIIGHVYTIHASADGFTPVSAESKIPTSVEITSISLADLSTMDMLTTQVYDYELVVDYADPEDATNYYDLRISQEVIPYRVSTDGDTTFYPMVLKSVQPPGMFLGTTPPIGGQASVLIQDKPMEDGVAIRLQSVIDPSKEILGSIIAELRTVSEPYFLFQKNLQSEGQVFTGILEPRVNTYTNVTSGYGVFAGYSSSVRTVNVGNR from the coding sequence ATGTCCGATCTTCTATTCGCACACCGGTTTGCGTTCCGCTTTTTAGCGGCGCTGGCGCTGGTGCCGTGGATGATGGGTTGCGAAGAGGTGATTGAAAGTCCGTTTGAGATCGTAGAAAGCAAGTTGGTGATCTCGGCAAAATTGGCTCCGAACCATCCGGTGACGGTCCAGCTCACCGCCACCCAACCCGTTACGGGTGAGATCAACCTTTCCGACGTAAAGGGCGCTCAGGTAGTCCTTTTCGAAGGAACCGAAGTGATCGAAGAATTAGAATACGTAAAGAGTGGTGATGGTAAACCCGGCTTTTACCAAACGACGAACTTCCACCCCATTATCGGGCACGTTTATACCATCCATGCTTCCGCCGACGGATTTACTCCCGTCTCCGCGGAAAGTAAGATTCCCACCAGCGTAGAGATCACCTCTATTTCCCTCGCTGACCTGAGCACGATGGATATGCTGACCACACAAGTCTACGACTACGAGTTGGTAGTTGACTACGCTGACCCAGAGGACGCCACCAACTACTACGACTTGCGCATAAGCCAAGAGGTAATTCCCTACCGCGTCAGTACCGATGGTGATACAACCTTCTACCCAATGGTCCTGAAATCCGTGCAACCTCCCGGTATGTTTCTGGGTACGACGCCGCCCATTGGTGGCCAGGCAAGCGTCCTCATTCAGGATAAACCAATGGAAGATGGCGTGGCGATTCGCTTACAGAGTGTCATCGATCCTTCGAAGGAAATTTTGGGCAGCATTATTGCGGAACTTCGGACTGTCTCCGAGCCCTATTTCCTCTTTCAAAAGAACCTCCAGTCAGAAGGCCAGGTATTTACCGGCATCCTGGAACCGCGGGTCAACACCTACACGAACGTGACCTCCGGATACGGCGTCTTTGCTGGCTACAGTAGCTCCGTGCGTACTGTCAACGTGGGTAATAGATAG
- a CDS encoding sigma-54-dependent Fis family transcriptional regulator, translating to MAKIDTVKRRYGIVGRSPALDNALQTALRVASTDLSVLITGESGVGKEVMSRIIHDNSPRKHAGFIAINCGALPPGTINSELFGHEKGAYTDARADRKGYFETLNGGTIFLDEIGEMPLETQSYLLRILENGEFIRMGSSTVLKTDVRVVAATNRKLMERVQAGKFREDLYYRLATVPIDLPSLRERPEDVYLLFRYFANNFAEKQNIEPIQVDEEARWLLENYTWPGNIRELKNSAERISILSEKRDLTAVDLAEMMPQLMKRNLPALQRDAPADGQANLQEREILYKVLFDMKEDMSQLKSLITELIRTNDLRVPDMSQVRSLSLPGQYPAAADAIDRFAANTESDHGGYGLKDFTNAAQRSPRERNVRHSPPPPPQNFNRPNDDDPIILDAEMERAYAQTEIVEEDLSLANAEKELIKKALKKHNSRRKEAAAELGISERTLYRKIKEYEVD from the coding sequence ATGGCTAAGATCGATACCGTTAAAAGAAGGTATGGCATCGTTGGGCGTTCTCCAGCGCTTGACAATGCCCTGCAAACCGCCCTGCGCGTAGCAAGCACGGACCTATCCGTACTCATCACGGGTGAGTCTGGTGTGGGCAAGGAAGTGATGTCGCGGATCATCCACGACAATTCCCCCCGGAAGCACGCGGGTTTTATCGCCATAAACTGTGGAGCCCTACCTCCGGGCACCATCAACTCTGAATTATTCGGACACGAAAAGGGCGCCTACACTGACGCCCGCGCCGACCGTAAAGGATACTTCGAGACCCTAAATGGAGGCACCATCTTCCTCGACGAGATTGGGGAAATGCCACTGGAAACCCAAAGTTACCTGCTCCGCATCCTGGAGAACGGTGAGTTCATCCGCATGGGCTCCAGCACCGTCCTGAAGACGGACGTACGGGTGGTCGCCGCTACCAACCGTAAATTGATGGAGCGCGTTCAGGCCGGAAAATTCCGGGAGGACCTGTACTACCGATTAGCGACAGTTCCCATTGATCTACCCTCTTTACGGGAACGACCGGAAGACGTGTACCTACTCTTCCGCTACTTCGCCAACAACTTCGCGGAGAAGCAGAACATCGAGCCCATCCAGGTCGACGAAGAAGCGCGCTGGTTGCTGGAGAACTACACCTGGCCTGGTAACATCCGGGAATTGAAGAACAGCGCCGAGCGCATCAGTATCCTCTCCGAGAAAAGGGATCTCACTGCCGTCGATTTGGCGGAGATGATGCCACAGCTGATGAAGCGTAACCTCCCCGCCCTCCAACGCGATGCGCCCGCCGATGGCCAGGCCAATCTGCAGGAACGGGAAATTCTCTACAAGGTCCTCTTCGACATGAAAGAGGACATGAGCCAACTCAAGAGTCTCATCACTGAGCTGATCCGGACGAATGACCTACGCGTCCCCGATATGTCGCAGGTGCGTAGCTTGTCCCTTCCCGGCCAGTATCCCGCCGCCGCGGATGCCATCGACCGTTTCGCCGCCAATACCGAATCCGATCACGGTGGATACGGACTAAAGGACTTCACGAACGCTGCCCAACGCAGCCCGCGGGAACGGAACGTCCGTCACTCCCCTCCTCCCCCACCCCAAAACTTCAACCGCCCCAACGATGATGACCCCATCATCCTGGATGCTGAAATGGAACGCGCCTACGCCCAAACGGAGATTGTGGAAGAAGATCTCAGCCTGGCCAACGCCGAGAAGGAACTCATCAAGAAGGCCCTGAAAAAGCACAACAGCCGCCGCAAAGAAGCTGCCGCGGAGTTGGGGATCAGTGAGCGGACGCTGTATCGCAAGATTAAGGAGTATGAGGTGGATTGA
- a CDS encoding bifunctional heptose 7-phosphate kinase/heptose 1-phosphate adenyltransferase → MSSIPSFADLTIMVIGDVMIDRYLDGKVDRISPEAPVPVLALGKEDNRLGGAANVALNLKALGATVLLAGIVGEDPNGPLLRQLLRDADLSADLIMADPSRPTTVKTRLTANGQQLMRVDREVTTDLVGAPQEGLLTKIHRTIDAGNVDLVLFQDYNKGVLYSEFTQRLLELCRQRDIPTVVDPKNKGFWSFQQCTLFKPNLREIQQQVEMVVKPTLNSLDLVADIIFEKLSCKSVMITLSEHGIYVNDGKKSSLHATDARDVADVSGAGDTVISIAACGLAAGMALPDIAKLANRAGAQVIAKRGVVAVDLAALREA, encoded by the coding sequence TTGAGCTCCATCCCCTCCTTCGCTGACCTGACCATCATGGTCATTGGAGACGTCATGATCGACCGCTACCTCGACGGCAAGGTGGACCGCATTAGCCCGGAAGCACCCGTGCCCGTGCTTGCCCTCGGGAAGGAAGATAACCGCCTCGGCGGGGCCGCCAACGTTGCCCTCAACCTGAAGGCGCTCGGCGCAACGGTACTGCTGGCCGGCATTGTGGGGGAAGACCCCAACGGACCTCTTCTCCGCCAATTGCTGCGCGACGCGGATCTGTCTGCCGATCTCATCATGGCCGACCCATCCCGGCCCACCACGGTAAAGACCCGCCTCACCGCCAACGGCCAGCAATTAATGCGCGTGGATCGGGAGGTAACGACCGACCTGGTCGGCGCCCCCCAAGAAGGCTTGCTTACCAAAATCCACCGGACGATTGATGCCGGTAACGTCGACCTGGTACTCTTCCAAGATTACAACAAGGGTGTCCTGTACTCTGAATTCACCCAGCGATTACTGGAATTGTGCCGCCAGCGGGACATCCCAACCGTAGTGGACCCCAAGAACAAGGGATTCTGGAGCTTCCAGCAATGCACGCTGTTCAAACCCAACCTGCGGGAAATCCAGCAGCAGGTAGAAATGGTAGTCAAACCTACCCTTAATTCTCTCGATCTGGTAGCGGACATCATTTTCGAAAAGCTCAGCTGTAAGTCGGTCATGATCACCCTCAGTGAGCACGGTATTTACGTCAATGACGGCAAAAAAAGCTCCCTCCACGCTACGGATGCCCGCGACGTAGCTGACGTCAGCGGCGCCGGCGATACCGTCATCAGCATCGCCGCGTGTGGTTTAGCCGCGGGGATGGCCTTGCCGGATATCGCTAAACTCGCCAATCGGGCCGGGGCCCAAGTCATTGCAAAACGTGGCGTTGTCGCCGTTGACCTTGCAGCATTGCGAGAGGCCTAG